The Microbacterium paraoxydans genome includes a window with the following:
- the ligA gene encoding NAD-dependent DNA ligase LigA yields MPENISLEDARREAEELTTRILEAKDAYYGRDTSLVDDATYDGWMRRLEELERLHPELQGQDSPTQMVGAAEATGLATIEHAERMLSLDNVFSIDELREWAQKTRAAAGRDVDWLTELKIDGLAINLRYEDGVLTSAATRGDGRVGEIVTENALRLPEIPERLAGEGHPPIVEVRGEVFIPVAAFERLNAAQAAFRDRAYTDALARWEARGGAKKPFDEEKARTAAARRFPAFANPRNAASGGLRQQIDKKDGLELEAGLLRIESLALYVHGIGAWTNPPVAAQSQVYELLAAWGLPTSPHTKVCRSIDDVVAFVEHYGEHRHDIEHELDGIVVKVDELDLHDELGATSRAPRWAIAYKYPPEEVQTKLLDIVVSVGRTGRATPFAVMAPAHVAGSVVRQATLHNKDVVKAKGVLIGDTVVLRKAGDVIPEVLGPVVEKRDGTEREFVMPADCPECGTPLRAMKEGDIDLRCPNARSCPAQVRGRVEHIGSRGALDVEALGEVTAAALTQPTSPAEPPLVTEAGLFALTLEQLVPIEVVVRDAETGLPREDEDGLVKTRAPFRRNPTAAEKKSGLEGPQPSSQALTLLAELEKAKTKDLWRLLVALNIRHVGPVAARALAQWFGSLDAIREASREELAAVEGVGGIIADSLLAWFDVDWHQDIVRQWADAGVQWATPGHPGPGAAVAAGGVLEGLTVVATGSLDGYTRDGAQEAIIKAGGKAASSVSKKTDFVAAGPGAGSKLAKAEELGIRILDAAQFHVLVTEGPAALD; encoded by the coding sequence GTGCCGGAGAACATCTCACTGGAAGACGCCCGCCGCGAGGCGGAGGAGCTGACGACCCGCATCCTCGAGGCGAAGGACGCGTACTACGGGCGTGACACGTCGCTCGTCGACGACGCCACGTACGACGGCTGGATGCGGCGCCTGGAAGAGCTCGAGCGCCTGCATCCCGAGCTGCAGGGACAGGACTCGCCCACCCAGATGGTCGGCGCGGCCGAGGCGACGGGGCTCGCGACCATCGAGCACGCCGAGCGGATGCTCAGCCTCGACAACGTCTTCTCGATCGACGAGCTGCGCGAGTGGGCGCAGAAGACACGAGCGGCCGCCGGGCGCGACGTCGACTGGCTGACCGAGCTCAAGATCGACGGCCTCGCGATCAACCTGCGGTACGAGGACGGCGTGCTGACGTCGGCCGCGACCCGTGGCGACGGGCGGGTCGGCGAGATCGTCACCGAGAACGCGCTCCGACTCCCCGAGATCCCGGAACGGCTCGCCGGGGAGGGGCACCCGCCCATCGTCGAGGTGCGCGGAGAGGTCTTCATCCCCGTCGCCGCGTTCGAGCGGCTGAACGCGGCGCAGGCGGCGTTCCGGGACCGCGCGTACACGGACGCCCTCGCGCGCTGGGAGGCCAGGGGCGGCGCGAAGAAGCCGTTCGACGAGGAGAAGGCGCGCACCGCGGCGGCACGGCGCTTCCCGGCCTTCGCGAATCCCCGCAACGCGGCCAGCGGCGGCCTGCGTCAGCAGATCGACAAGAAGGACGGCCTGGAGTTGGAAGCGGGTCTGCTGCGCATCGAGTCGCTCGCGCTGTACGTGCACGGCATCGGTGCCTGGACGAACCCGCCGGTCGCGGCCCAGAGCCAGGTCTACGAGCTGCTGGCCGCCTGGGGGCTGCCGACGAGTCCGCACACGAAGGTGTGCCGCAGCATCGACGACGTCGTCGCCTTCGTCGAGCACTACGGCGAGCATCGGCACGACATCGAGCACGAGCTCGACGGCATCGTGGTCAAGGTCGACGAGCTCGACCTGCATGACGAGCTGGGAGCGACGAGCCGGGCGCCCCGCTGGGCGATCGCCTACAAGTACCCGCCGGAGGAGGTGCAGACGAAGCTGCTCGACATCGTCGTCTCCGTCGGTCGCACCGGTCGCGCGACGCCCTTCGCGGTGATGGCGCCGGCTCACGTCGCCGGATCCGTGGTCCGTCAGGCCACGCTCCACAACAAGGACGTGGTGAAGGCCAAGGGCGTTCTCATCGGCGACACCGTGGTGCTGCGCAAGGCGGGCGACGTGATCCCCGAGGTGCTCGGCCCGGTGGTCGAGAAGCGGGACGGGACCGAGCGGGAGTTCGTCATGCCCGCCGACTGCCCCGAGTGCGGCACGCCGCTGCGCGCCATGAAGGAGGGGGACATCGACCTCCGGTGCCCGAACGCCCGGTCGTGCCCCGCCCAGGTGCGCGGACGCGTCGAGCACATCGGCTCGCGGGGAGCCCTCGATGTCGAGGCCCTGGGCGAGGTGACGGCGGCGGCGCTGACCCAGCCCACGAGTCCGGCGGAGCCTCCCCTGGTGACGGAGGCGGGCCTGTTCGCCCTGACCCTGGAGCAGCTCGTGCCGATCGAGGTCGTCGTGCGCGATGCGGAGACGGGTCTGCCGCGCGAGGACGAGGACGGCCTCGTGAAGACCCGCGCGCCGTTCCGACGCAACCCGACCGCGGCCGAGAAGAAGTCGGGTCTGGAGGGTCCGCAGCCGTCTTCCCAGGCGCTGACCCTGCTCGCGGAGCTGGAGAAGGCGAAGACGAAAGACCTCTGGCGGCTTCTCGTCGCGCTCAACATCCGTCACGTCGGACCGGTCGCGGCGCGGGCGCTCGCGCAGTGGTTCGGGTCGCTCGACGCGATCCGGGAGGCATCGCGGGAAGAGCTCGCCGCGGTCGAGGGCGTGGGCGGCATCATCGCGGACTCCTTGCTCGCGTGGTTCGACGTCGACTGGCACCAGGACATCGTCCGCCAGTGGGCGGACGCGGGCGTGCAGTGGGCGACGCCGGGTCACCCCGGCCCCGGAGCGGCGGTCGCGGCCGGGGGAGTGCTGGAGGGCCTCACCGTGGTGGCGACGGGGTCCCTCGACGGGTACACCCGCGACGGGGCGCAGGAGGCGATCATCAAGGCCGGCGGAAAGGCGGCCTCGAGCGTGTCCAAGAAGACGGACTTCGTGGCCGCGGGGCCGGGAGCCGGCTCCAAGCTCGCGAAGGCGGAGGAGCTCGGCATCCGCATCCTCGACGCCGCGCAGTTCCACGTCCTGGTCACCGAGGGGCCCGCGGCGCTGGACTGA
- the gatA gene encoding Asp-tRNA(Asn)/Glu-tRNA(Gln) amidotransferase subunit GatA, whose product MSDIIRLTAAELADKLATREVSSVEATQAHLDRIAQVDGDVHAFLHVNEHALDAAAEIDARRAAGEDLGPIAGVPLAIKDVLVTTDQPTTSGSRILEGYRSPYDATVVARSRAAGLIPLGKTNMDEFAMGSSTEHSAYGPTRNPWDLDRIPGGSGGGSAAAVAAFEAPLALGSDTGGSIRQPAHVTGTVGVKPTYGGVSRYGAIALASSLDQVGPVTRTVLDAGLLHDAIGGHDPKDSTSLDEQWPSFAAAAREGARGDGLKGLRVGVIRELPDSGFQPGVAASFRSALALLEAQGAEIVEIGAPHFEYGVAAYYLILPAEASSNLAKFDSVRFGLRVTPAGNPTVEDVMSATRDAGFGDEVKRRIILGTYALSAGYYDAYYGSAQKVRTLIQQDFAAAFADVDVIATPSAPTTAFKLGEKIDDPLQMYLNDITTIPANLAGVPGISIPSGLSDDDGLPVGIQFLAPAREDARLYRVGAALETLLVDSWGAPLLSRAPQLEGGAR is encoded by the coding sequence GTGAGCGACATCATCCGGCTGACCGCGGCGGAGCTCGCCGACAAGCTCGCGACGCGGGAGGTCTCCAGCGTCGAGGCCACGCAGGCGCACCTCGACCGCATCGCCCAGGTCGACGGCGACGTCCATGCGTTCCTGCACGTCAACGAGCACGCGCTCGACGCGGCGGCCGAAATCGACGCCCGCCGCGCCGCGGGGGAGGACCTCGGGCCGATCGCCGGTGTCCCGCTCGCGATCAAGGACGTGCTCGTCACGACGGATCAGCCGACCACGAGCGGCTCGCGGATCCTCGAGGGGTACCGCTCGCCGTACGACGCGACGGTCGTGGCCCGATCCCGTGCCGCCGGACTCATCCCGCTCGGCAAGACGAACATGGACGAGTTCGCGATGGGCTCCTCGACGGAGCACTCCGCCTACGGCCCGACCCGCAACCCCTGGGACCTCGACCGGATCCCCGGCGGCTCGGGTGGGGGCTCCGCCGCGGCCGTCGCCGCCTTCGAGGCCCCGCTCGCCCTCGGCTCCGACACCGGCGGATCGATCCGTCAGCCGGCGCACGTGACCGGCACGGTCGGCGTGAAGCCGACCTACGGCGGCGTCAGCCGCTACGGCGCGATCGCACTGGCGTCGAGCCTCGACCAGGTCGGCCCGGTCACCCGCACGGTGCTCGATGCCGGTCTGCTGCACGACGCGATCGGCGGGCACGACCCGAAGGACTCCACGTCGCTCGACGAGCAGTGGCCGTCCTTCGCCGCGGCCGCACGCGAGGGTGCGCGCGGGGACGGCCTCAAGGGCCTCCGTGTCGGCGTCATCCGCGAGCTTCCCGACAGCGGCTTCCAGCCGGGGGTTGCGGCCTCCTTCCGCAGCGCCCTGGCCCTGCTGGAAGCGCAGGGTGCGGAGATCGTCGAGATCGGTGCACCGCACTTCGAGTACGGCGTCGCCGCCTACTACCTGATCCTCCCGGCCGAGGCCTCGAGCAACCTGGCCAAGTTCGACTCGGTCCGCTTCGGTCTCCGGGTCACCCCGGCGGGCAACCCCACGGTGGAGGACGTGATGTCCGCCACGCGCGACGCCGGTTTCGGCGACGAGGTCAAGCGCCGCATCATCCTCGGCACCTACGCGCTGTCGGCGGGATACTACGACGCGTACTACGGCAGCGCGCAGAAGGTCCGCACGCTGATCCAGCAGGACTTCGCCGCGGCCTTCGCCGATGTCGACGTCATCGCCACGCCGTCGGCCCCGACCACGGCCTTCAAGCTCGGCGAGAAGATCGACGACCCGCTGCAGATGTACCTGAACGACATCACGACGATCCCGGCGAACCTCGCCGGCGTCCCCGGCATCTCGATCCCCAGCGGTCTCTCGGACGACGACGGGCTGCCCGTCGGCATCCAGTTCCTCGCGCCGGCGCGGGAGGACGCCCGCCTCTACCGGGTGGGTGCCGCCCTCGAGACGCTGCTCGTGGATTCCTGGGGCGCGCCGCTGCTGTCCCGTGCCCCCCAGCTGGAAGGAGGCGCGCGCTGA
- a CDS encoding long-chain-fatty-acid--CoA ligase — MSTFQPPRPWIASYADGVPEDLAPVSGSLVDIVAASARDYPDAPALQFFGRETTYAQLQEAIDRAAAGLRDLGVRAGDPVAIVLPNCPQHIVAFYAVLRLGAVVVEHNPLYTPRELRKQFEDHGAKHAIVWNKVVATVQEFPSDLAVSTLISVDVTRAMPALTRFALRLPVAKARESRAALTERVRGTVLWESVVASTPIPASHPQPDTDDLAIIQYTSGTTGTPKGAALTHRNLLANAAQSQAWVPSIQRGKGCVVYAVLPMFHAYGLTLCLTFAMSMGARLVLFPKFDPDLVLDVVKKHPATFLPLVPPIADRLLAAANAKGVSLEGIEVAISGAMALPHELVVPFEAATHGYLVEGYGLSECSPVLMANPVADNRVPGTVGLPLPGTECRVVDPENPTEDVPEGSAGELIVRGPQVFSGYYGKPEETEAVFVDGWYRTGDIVTIDDAGFVRIVDRIKELIITGGFNVAPTEVENALRQHPSVADAAVVGLPSDHSGEEVVAAIVVDPGADVDVEAIREYARSILTPYKVPRRVFVVDELPKSLIGKVLRRQVKEKLLALTSGV; from the coding sequence GTGAGCACGTTCCAGCCCCCTCGCCCGTGGATCGCCAGCTACGCCGACGGCGTTCCGGAGGACCTCGCCCCCGTCAGCGGCTCCCTCGTGGACATCGTCGCCGCGTCGGCGCGGGACTATCCCGATGCCCCCGCCCTGCAGTTCTTCGGCAGGGAGACCACCTACGCGCAGCTGCAGGAGGCGATCGATCGCGCCGCCGCGGGGCTCCGGGATCTCGGCGTCCGTGCGGGCGACCCGGTCGCGATCGTCCTGCCGAACTGCCCGCAGCACATCGTCGCGTTCTACGCCGTGCTGCGTCTCGGTGCGGTCGTGGTCGAGCACAACCCGCTCTACACCCCTCGCGAGCTGCGCAAGCAGTTCGAGGACCACGGCGCCAAGCACGCGATCGTCTGGAACAAGGTCGTCGCGACGGTGCAGGAGTTCCCGAGTGACCTCGCCGTCTCGACTCTCATCTCGGTCGACGTGACGCGAGCGATGCCGGCCCTCACCCGCTTCGCCCTCCGGCTGCCGGTCGCGAAGGCGAGAGAGTCGAGGGCGGCGCTGACCGAGCGCGTCCGCGGCACCGTGCTGTGGGAGTCGGTGGTGGCCAGCACCCCGATCCCCGCCTCGCATCCTCAGCCCGACACCGACGACCTGGCGATCATCCAGTACACGTCCGGCACGACCGGCACACCGAAGGGCGCCGCCCTCACTCACCGCAACCTCCTCGCCAATGCCGCCCAGTCCCAAGCCTGGGTGCCGTCGATCCAGCGCGGCAAGGGCTGCGTCGTGTACGCCGTGCTGCCGATGTTCCATGCGTACGGGCTGACACTCTGCCTCACCTTCGCCATGTCGATGGGCGCGCGTCTGGTGCTGTTCCCGAAGTTCGACCCGGACCTCGTGCTCGACGTCGTCAAGAAGCATCCGGCGACGTTCCTCCCGCTCGTGCCGCCCATCGCCGACCGGCTGCTCGCGGCCGCCAACGCCAAGGGCGTCTCCCTCGAGGGCATCGAGGTCGCGATCTCCGGGGCCATGGCCCTCCCGCACGAGCTCGTCGTCCCGTTCGAGGCCGCAACGCACGGCTACCTCGTCGAGGGCTACGGGCTGAGCGAGTGCTCGCCCGTCCTCATGGCGAACCCGGTCGCCGACAACCGGGTTCCCGGCACCGTGGGACTCCCTCTCCCGGGCACGGAGTGCCGCGTCGTCGATCCGGAGAATCCCACCGAGGATGTGCCGGAGGGCTCCGCCGGGGAGCTCATCGTGCGGGGTCCTCAGGTCTTCTCCGGCTACTACGGCAAGCCCGAGGAGACCGAGGCCGTGTTCGTCGACGGCTGGTACCGGACCGGCGACATCGTCACGATCGATGACGCCGGCTTCGTCCGCATCGTCGACCGCATCAAGGAGCTCATCATCACCGGCGGCTTCAACGTCGCCCCGACCGAGGTGGAGAACGCGCTGCGCCAGCATCCGTCGGTGGCGGACGCCGCGGTCGTCGGACTCCCCAGCGACCACTCGGGCGAGGAGGTCGTCGCGGCGATCGTCGTCGACCCCGGAGCCGATGTCGACGTGGAGGCGATCCGTGAGTACGCGCGGAGCATCCTCACCCCGTACAAGGTGCCGCGCCGCGTCTTCGTCGTCGACGAGCTGCCGAAGTCGCTGATCGGGAAGGTGCTCCGCCGGCAGGTGAAGGAGAAGCTGCTCGCCCTCACGTCGGGGGTCTGA
- the mnmA gene encoding tRNA 2-thiouridine(34) synthase MnmA: MRILAAMSGGVDSAVAAARAVEAGHDVVGVHLALSRAGGTLRTGSRGCCTIEDALDARRAADLLGIPFYVWDFSERFRDDVIDDFVAEYRAGRTPNPCMRCNEKIKFAALLERALELGFDAVCTGHYATLVDGPAGLELHRASDNAKDQSYVLGVLTADQLAHTYFPLGTTPSKALVRAEAEQRGLSVAQKPDSHDICFIPDGDTRGWLAEKVGTATGEIVDRTGAVVGAHEGAHAFTVGQRRGLKLGVPAADGKPRFVLEVRPVSNTVVVGPKEALAIAEIAGERFSWAGAAPTSSSFACDVQIRAHAEPVPATATVTAEGVRVVPDTPLDGVAPGQTAVLYIGTRVLGQFTIDATVSAVPVGV, encoded by the coding sequence ATGCGAATCCTTGCGGCCATGAGCGGTGGTGTGGACTCCGCCGTCGCGGCCGCCCGGGCCGTCGAGGCGGGGCACGATGTGGTCGGCGTGCACCTCGCGCTCTCCCGTGCCGGCGGGACCCTGCGCACCGGCAGTCGCGGCTGCTGCACGATCGAGGACGCCCTCGACGCGCGTCGCGCCGCCGACCTCCTCGGCATCCCCTTCTATGTGTGGGACTTCTCGGAGCGGTTCCGCGACGACGTGATCGACGACTTCGTCGCCGAGTACCGTGCGGGTCGGACGCCGAACCCGTGCATGCGGTGCAACGAGAAGATCAAGTTCGCTGCCCTGCTGGAGCGCGCCCTGGAGCTCGGTTTCGACGCCGTGTGCACCGGGCACTACGCGACCCTCGTCGACGGCCCGGCGGGACTCGAGCTGCACCGCGCCTCGGACAACGCGAAGGACCAGTCCTACGTGCTCGGCGTCCTCACGGCCGACCAGCTCGCCCACACCTATTTCCCCCTGGGTACCACGCCGTCGAAGGCGCTCGTGCGGGCGGAGGCGGAACAGCGCGGTCTCAGCGTCGCCCAGAAGCCGGACAGCCACGACATCTGCTTCATCCCGGATGGGGACACCCGGGGCTGGCTGGCCGAGAAGGTCGGCACGGCCACCGGTGAGATCGTCGACCGCACCGGTGCCGTCGTCGGCGCGCACGAGGGCGCCCACGCCTTCACGGTCGGCCAGCGGCGCGGACTCAAGCTCGGCGTCCCGGCGGCGGACGGCAAGCCGCGCTTCGTGCTCGAGGTGCGCCCCGTATCGAATACGGTGGTCGTCGGCCCGAAGGAGGCGCTGGCGATCGCCGAGATCGCGGGGGAGCGGTTCAGCTGGGCCGGCGCCGCGCCGACCTCGTCGTCGTTCGCGTGCGACGTCCAGATCCGCGCGCATGCCGAGCCGGTGCCCGCCACGGCCACGGTGACGGCCGAGGGCGTCCGCGTCGTCCCGGACACGCCCCTGGACGGCGTCGCCCCGGGGCAGACCGCCGTGCTCTACATCGGCACGCGCGTGCTCGGGCAGTTCACGATCGATGCGACCGTCTCCGCGGTCCCGGTCGGCGTCTGA
- a CDS encoding cysteine desulfurase family protein encodes MRHYLDHAATTPLRPEARDAWLEASVIIGNASSTHGAGQDARRVLEESRERIAAVLGSDPIEVVLTSGGTESINLALQGLWHSRRPETTAVVVPDGEHHATMDTVAALVADGAAVRAVPVSAHARIDEDRFAAALPGAALATALVANNETGTINGAPALAAATADAGVPLHLDAVAALGHLPLSFRDLRGRADDGVGLVALSVAGHKVGAPVGVGALVVARSARLTPLLRGGGQQRGLRAGTQDVPGAAALATALELAERERAAESVRVGGLRDRLVEGIRARVPAAELLGDPDHRLPGTAHLLFPGAVGESLLFLLDVAGVSASTGSACQAGVAEPSHVVMAMGRSEADARSVLRFSLGRTSTDADVDAVLAVIGDAYARASGARAAERS; translated from the coding sequence ATGCGGCACTATCTCGACCACGCGGCGACGACCCCGTTGCGCCCGGAGGCCAGGGACGCGTGGCTGGAGGCGTCGGTCATCATCGGCAACGCGTCGTCGACGCATGGAGCCGGGCAGGACGCGCGCCGGGTGCTGGAGGAGTCACGGGAGCGGATCGCCGCGGTCCTCGGGTCCGATCCGATCGAGGTCGTGCTCACCTCCGGTGGGACGGAATCCATCAACCTCGCCCTCCAGGGACTGTGGCACTCGCGTCGTCCGGAGACGACCGCTGTCGTGGTGCCGGACGGCGAGCATCACGCGACGATGGACACGGTCGCAGCCCTGGTGGCCGACGGTGCCGCGGTGCGGGCCGTGCCCGTGTCGGCCCACGCGCGCATCGACGAGGACCGCTTCGCCGCGGCCCTGCCGGGGGCCGCGCTCGCGACCGCGCTCGTCGCGAACAACGAGACCGGGACGATCAACGGTGCGCCCGCGCTGGCGGCGGCCACGGCCGACGCCGGTGTACCCCTGCACCTCGACGCCGTCGCCGCTCTCGGGCATCTGCCGCTGTCCTTCCGGGACCTCCGCGGCCGCGCGGACGACGGCGTGGGCCTCGTGGCGCTCAGCGTCGCCGGACACAAGGTCGGCGCACCGGTCGGCGTCGGCGCGCTGGTGGTGGCCCGGTCCGCCCGGCTGACCCCGCTCCTGCGGGGCGGGGGCCAGCAGCGGGGTCTGCGTGCGGGCACGCAGGACGTGCCGGGAGCGGCGGCGCTGGCGACGGCGCTCGAACTCGCCGAACGGGAGCGGGCCGCCGAGAGCGTCCGGGTGGGCGGTCTGCGCGACCGCCTGGTCGAGGGCATCCGTGCGCGGGTGCCGGCGGCCGAGCTCCTGGGCGATCCCGATCACCGTCTTCCGGGTACCGCCCATCTGCTCTTCCCCGGTGCGGTGGGAGAGAGCCTGCTGTTCCTGCTGGACGTGGCCGGCGTCTCGGCCTCCACGGGCTCCGCGTGTCAGGCGGGGGTCGCCGAGCCTTCGCACGTCGTGATGGCGATGGGGCGCAGTGAGGCGGACGCCCGGAGCGTGCTGCGCTTCTCCCTCGGGCGCACGTCGACCGATGCCGATGTGGATGCGGTGCTGGCGGTGATCGGAGATGCCTACGCACGGGCATCCGGGGCCCGTGCAGCCGAGCGCTCGTAG
- a CDS encoding DEAD/DEAH box helicase, translated as MTPEEVTPADAPDESPATPGFEDLGITGPVLKAIKDLGYETPSPIQAATIPTLLAGRDVVGMAQTGTGKTAAFALPVLERLDVAQKTPQALVLAPTRELALQVCEAFESYASRMKGVHVLPVYGGQGYGVQLSALRRGVHVVVGTPGRIMDHLAKGTLDLSELQYLVLDEADEMLKMGFAEDVEQILAQTPEEKQVALFSATMPAQIRRLAQQYLRDPEEITVKSKTATNTNITQRYLVVSYAQKVDALTRILEVENFDGMIVFVRTKNETETLAEKLRARGYSAAAINGDVPQVQRERSVNQLKDGKLDILVATDVAARGLDVERISHVVNFDIPTDTESYVHRIGRTGRAGRTGDAISFITPRERYLLKHIEKATRQQPTQMQLPSTEDVNMTRLARFDDAITTALSETSRIDAFRDIIAHYVRHHDVPEGDVAAALAVVAQGSTPLLLDPADDALSQAVAADNRPQRERQTREPREPRERRSRGDYTPYRIEVGRRHRVEPRQIVGALANEGGLGRDDFGAINIRPDFSIVELPANLDPAVLDKLRDTRISGRLIEIAPDRGPGARRGSSSRDGRGRPARYDRTDRRDRDERPPHRDREEKPFRKPRHKA; from the coding sequence GTGACCCCTGAAGAAGTGACCCCCGCCGACGCCCCCGACGAGTCCCCTGCCACCCCCGGATTCGAGGACCTCGGCATCACCGGGCCGGTCCTCAAGGCCATCAAGGATCTCGGCTACGAGACCCCGTCGCCCATCCAGGCCGCGACCATCCCCACCCTCCTCGCCGGCCGCGATGTCGTCGGCATGGCGCAGACCGGAACCGGCAAGACCGCCGCCTTCGCCCTGCCCGTGCTGGAGCGGCTCGACGTCGCGCAGAAGACGCCGCAGGCCCTCGTCCTCGCCCCGACCCGTGAGCTCGCGCTGCAGGTCTGCGAGGCGTTCGAGTCCTACGCCTCCCGCATGAAGGGCGTGCACGTGCTGCCCGTCTACGGCGGTCAGGGATACGGTGTGCAGCTGTCCGCCCTCCGCCGCGGCGTGCACGTCGTGGTCGGCACCCCCGGCCGCATCATGGACCACCTGGCCAAGGGCACCCTCGACCTCTCCGAGCTCCAGTACCTCGTGCTGGACGAGGCGGACGAGATGCTGAAGATGGGCTTCGCGGAGGACGTCGAGCAGATCCTCGCTCAGACCCCCGAGGAGAAGCAGGTCGCCCTGTTCTCCGCCACGATGCCCGCGCAGATCCGCCGCCTCGCGCAGCAGTACCTCCGCGACCCGGAGGAGATCACGGTCAAGTCCAAGACCGCGACCAACACGAACATCACCCAGCGCTACCTCGTCGTCTCCTACGCCCAGAAGGTGGATGCCCTGACCCGCATCCTCGAGGTGGAGAACTTCGACGGGATGATCGTCTTCGTCCGCACGAAGAACGAGACCGAGACCCTGGCCGAGAAGCTCCGCGCCCGCGGGTACTCCGCCGCCGCGATCAACGGCGACGTGCCGCAGGTGCAGCGCGAGCGCAGCGTCAATCAGCTCAAGGACGGGAAGCTCGACATCCTCGTCGCGACGGACGTCGCCGCCCGCGGACTCGACGTCGAGCGCATCAGTCACGTCGTCAACTTCGACATCCCCACCGACACCGAGTCGTACGTGCACCGCATCGGACGGACCGGGCGGGCCGGGCGGACGGGCGACGCGATCAGCTTCATCACCCCGCGCGAGCGCTACCTGCTCAAGCACATCGAGAAGGCGACGCGGCAGCAGCCCACGCAGATGCAGCTGCCGAGCACCGAGGACGTGAACATGACGCGGCTCGCCCGCTTCGACGACGCCATCACGACCGCACTGTCGGAGACGTCGCGCATCGACGCGTTCCGCGACATCATCGCCCACTACGTCCGGCATCATGACGTGCCGGAGGGCGACGTCGCGGCCGCTCTCGCCGTGGTCGCCCAGGGCTCCACGCCGCTGCTCCTCGACCCCGCAGACGACGCCCTGTCGCAGGCGGTCGCCGCCGACAACCGCCCGCAGCGCGAGCGGCAGACGCGGGAGCCCCGGGAACCCCGGGAGCGTCGCAGCCGGGGCGACTACACCCCGTACCGCATCGAGGTGGGTCGGCGGCACCGCGTCGAGCCGCGGCAGATCGTGGGCGCGCTCGCGAACGAGGGCGGTCTGGGCCGCGACGACTTCGGCGCGATCAACATCCGTCCCGACTTCTCGATCGTCGAGCTCCCGGCGAACCTCGACCCCGCCGTCCTCGACAAGCTCCGCGATACGCGCATCTCCGGACGGCTGATCGAGATCGCTCCTGACCGCGGTCCCGGCGCACGGCGGGGCTCGTCCTCGCGCGACGGCCGCGGCCGGCCGGCCCGCTACGACCGGACCGACCGCCGCGACCGTGACGAGCGCCCGCCGCACCGCGACCGCGAGGAGAAGCCCTTCCGGAAGCCCCGCCACAAGGCCTGA
- the gatC gene encoding Asp-tRNA(Asn)/Glu-tRNA(Gln) amidotransferase subunit GatC, protein MSEITPDLVRHLGVLARIQLNDDEVTRLTGQLDAIVDNIAKVSEVATADVAATSHPIPLSNVFRPDVVGETLTHEQVLQNAPDQADGRFRVTAILGEEQ, encoded by the coding sequence GTGTCTGAAATCACCCCTGATCTTGTGCGCCATCTCGGCGTGCTCGCGCGCATCCAGCTGAACGACGACGAGGTGACGCGGCTCACGGGCCAGCTCGACGCCATCGTCGACAACATCGCCAAGGTGTCCGAGGTCGCGACCGCCGATGTCGCCGCGACGAGCCACCCGATCCCGCTGAGCAATGTGTTCCGTCCCGACGTGGTCGGCGAGACGCTCACGCACGAGCAGGTGCTGCAGAACGCCCCGGATCAGGCCGACGGCCGGTTCCGCGTCACCGCGATCCTGGGAGAAGAGCAGTGA
- a CDS encoding GNAT family N-acetyltransferase — translation MRIDRAGRDDLAALAQLKWEDVPADLTAGRSLDAFTAELGDWWRAHDRTHVAFVARRDDDDRIVGAAWVALVPRVPRPGAPHRLSADIQSVFVLPEHRGRGAGRGLVAAACAHAVSVGAERITVHSSEAAVGLYQELGFADSPRLRQFLAPTTAAPESA, via the coding sequence ATGCGCATCGACCGCGCCGGCAGGGACGATCTCGCCGCACTCGCCCAGCTCAAGTGGGAGGACGTGCCCGCGGACCTGACGGCCGGTCGATCGCTCGACGCCTTCACCGCCGAGCTGGGCGACTGGTGGCGGGCCCACGACCGCACCCACGTGGCCTTCGTCGCGCGGCGCGATGACGACGACCGCATCGTCGGCGCAGCGTGGGTCGCCCTCGTGCCCCGCGTGCCGCGGCCGGGCGCTCCGCACCGCCTCTCCGCGGACATCCAGAGCGTCTTCGTCCTTCCCGAGCATCGGGGACGAGGAGCGGGCCGCGGTCTCGTCGCCGCGGCCTGCGCCCACGCGGTGTCCGTCGGCGCCGAACGGATCACCGTGCATTCGAGCGAGGCAGCCGTCGGGCTCTATCAGGAGCTGGGGTTCGCGGACTCCCCACGGCTGCGGCAGTTCCTGGCTCCCACCACGGCAGCGCCGGAGAGCGCCTGA